aatatagattttattataccttgATATATtactgatttaaaatattctttaattccttaatataaaaaaaatattatctgatccacattattatatttttaatatgcggcacacatttttatgttggacatatattattcttaaatactTAGTGGAATGTACCCTATTGATATTTATGCAATTTATGTTACAATAATCTACATTGTTTTCACAAAAACTTTGGTTAtgtgcaattttaaaataatttcttttgttGAATTTACATTAGGCAATGAAAATAGGATAAACAtgagattataattattttacaataaattatgttttgaaaataatttgtttttatttttatctaattagaCTTTCAGCAAGCCtagtatttacttaataaataaaatagtttccaAAAATGCTGATTATCAACAAAGAATTTTCAAATGGATAATCAAACTCATTTATTTTACCTCTGTAACTTAGTACtcaatttcaaattaacttaattatataaatgagttcaagtaatacatttctattattttcatcttGTCGTTTTCTTTGTTAAGTCAATATATGAAAAGTGAATAAgttgttttttcattaaacagttatcaaaatttaatctataaattattgtatttccaTTATCACtgacatatttatgtacataatttaaaattggaattcaaatttgtatagacgtaataattttatgggtTTCAAGTTTCaactatattatcttataatgcagaatatcaaaaattatgtttaatattaatatttcaattttttgactcaacttattttaaataattattattgtcttaaattgtgtaattttCAATGGGGTATATGGTATATCTCAGCGTTTTCAACCTTTTTAGTCTCGCGACTCCCAAAAAAGGTATTAAATGTGCTCAATTACTTCTATctctattaagtataaatttgtgTCATATCGTTAGTAAAGCCAAATTTTTAACGAATGATTCATTTTGTAAAttggtgttttattatttttgaccacCGCAACTCCCAGCCAAGGCAATTGCAACCCTCAGGTTGAGAAATGCTGGTATatctaataagttatattgtaCTTGCTGTCTATTTAAGCATTTTAACAattgacaataattaaatttgctttagtttttaagtatatatgctcattatgtattcaataatagttttttttaaattttttttcagattataCATTTGCtgtaatactttaatacttaaagagcagataatatgatgaatatgcagttttttaagtattttttgtaatttttaattatcaaaattttgttgataatttatatatcagaacattctattttatcttatatatatttaaaataaataattattaatacaattattacttaaaatatatgatgtttACACTAATGAAATTGGCATTTCATGCATGCGATGAAAGAAGCAAACACTGGTATAACACTATCcccaaaaatgttatcaaaattgatattaaaaattgttgtgatgatcttattcaaataatcaaaGAGAAAACaagtgtaaataatacaaatacagtaTGTCAAACTGCCTCAACATATGGACATTTAGACTGTTTGATGCTTGCTCATCAGATGCAATTTTCTTGGAACAGTAAAACATGTTCTGCTGCAGCCAGAAATGGGCAATTGAAATGTTTGATGTATGCACATGAGAATGGATGCTCCTGGAATAAATTTACATGTTCTTATGCTGCACTTAATGgacatataaattgtttaagatATGCACATGAAAACAATTGTCCGTGGAACTCACATACAATAGACAGTGCTGTAAAAAAAGGATATTtagaatgtttaatatatgctCACGAACATGGATGTCCATGGGGTATACTGTCATGTACTATGGCAGCTATTAATGGACATTTggagtgtttaaaatattgtttcgaaAACGGATGTGATTGGGACGAAACTACGTGCATGATGTCAGCGTATTATGGACATTTTGATTGTTTGCAATATGCGCATGACAATGGTTGTCCATGGGGTACTATGACCAGTACTTTTGCTGCAAAGTCtggaaacttaaaatgtttgatatatGTTCATGAGAATGGGTGTGCTTGGGATACGGGTACAACTTACAAAGCAGCAGAGGAAGGAAATTTGAATTGTCTGAAGTATGCTCATAAAAATGGATGCCCATGGGATGAGAATGTAACCTTTATTGCTGCATTTAAAGGTAATctaaaatgcttaaaatacGCCCATAAAAATGGATGCCCATGGAATGAATCCACAAGTTTAGCATGTGTTAAAAATGGATCTtttgattgtttattatatgctCATAAAAACGGATGTCCTCTCAATGGTGTTACACGCAGACTTATTATCAAGGATAAACggctaaaaaaaaagacaaaaaaattGCTTTTAGGTCtggaaatatgaaattactcATTAAGTagtttttgtgttattattgactgtggtcaataatattatgagtattggttcttttaaatttgtttcatacAACAAAATAGCTAAGACcatttaattctatttaacatttgatagtaaaattgtttttgttgttagTTAAAAGCCATAAGCCAGATTTATAACTCTTCTATAAGTATCcaaacttcaattttttttatataaaaatatttaatgaatttaatatgtttaagattgcaaaaatgaatatttttaaatttaaaataaaataattattgtattatattataacaaaagaatctaaaaatattttaattaaaatcaaaaaatgtgacgactgaaattatttaatattcttaatatgataatatacgattaagtataatattgtatgaattgaatattatttatgtgtattagtttaatagttattgtattgtaaattatatgtatatatattttttttatgtacactatcaatattattcttgaaataatatagtcggtattccattattaataaattatcttttaatcattatttatttttaatattcaatggtttattgatattatgtattttcatttttttttttaaatattacttatattttgaaatcgagttttacttattgtatatagttaaataaattattatactaataatagtatatgctgaatgataatatttatgacataACGTGATCatgaaagttttttaaaattaaataaaattaagtttttgtatattgcaatactactattataatatactattattatcatactgaattttgttattgattaaaaatttgaagtattttacttaagatattatatatatatatgagttaCTATACTTTAAGAGAATGTTGTACCTAAATGCGTTGTTCAATCCATCTGAATGGACCTCTTAAAAACGGAAGAAATCTTACACCAAACACAGACAAATATCATcttcaatttgaaaaatttgatcgtaacaaaaataattacaaaatatactataacatacttattttgatattttataatagtttatttatagagATTCATTAGAACttagagaaaaaatataaaactgtttttaattactgATGTACATATGGGTTCAAAGTGTGCACggaaagttatttattaataataatataatttatacttaaaatatattctgaaaTAAAAAGTCAACAAAGGTTTATACCAAACAAttgaataagttaaaaaaaataaaatgtaatgatatcATAAACATAACTAAGTTTAAGGCACACATACTGGACTATTTAGAATTGATTTTTCCAAACATAAAACTGCCTTATTTACAAATCTGGATACTACACGAAGTTGTTACTTTTCAACAGATTGCTTCCCTTTAGGTTGAAGGTAGAATTTTTCCAATGAACTTATAGCTTCAGTATTTTCTGGTCTACTTTTAGTACCAGCTTGGTACAAAAAGTAACCTTTACCAGATTTTCTTCCTAAAattacgaaataaaataaaaattataagcaaattattttgacaaatatcttttattttcttataataaacatgttaGTGGTTAAGTCCAATGATTTTCAACTGGGATACTATGGACTAAGATTGGagatactttaaaaatgttgaaaatataaacatatttgtatatatatttcagtttttaaaataaaaacaaaacaacaa
This genomic stretch from Rhopalosiphum maidis isolate BTI-1 chromosome 3, ASM367621v3, whole genome shotgun sequence harbors:
- the LOC113558893 gene encoding uncharacterized protein LOC113558893, whose translation is MFTLMKLAFHACDERSKHWYNTIPKNVIKIDIKNCCDDLIQIIKEKTSVNNTNTVCQTASTYGHLDCLMLAHQMQFSWNSKTCSAAARNGQLKCLMYAHENGCSWNKFTCSYAALNGHINCLRYAHENNCPWNSHTIDSAVKKGYLECLIYAHEHGCPWGILSCTMAAINGHLECLKYCFENGCDWDETTCMMSAYYGHFDCLQYAHDNGCPWGTMTSTFAAKSGNLKCLIYVHENGCAWDTGTTYKAAEEGNLNCLKYAHKNGCPWDENVTFIAAFKGNLKCLKYAHKNGCPWNESTSLACVKNGSFDCLLYAHKNGCPLNGVTRRLIIKDKRLKKKTKKLLLGLEI